A single region of the Abditibacteriota bacterium genome encodes:
- a CDS encoding homoserine O-acetyltransferase, whose product MAHKPYDPQDPTTVGLVKLKQFTFDSLTLESGEVFGPVTVAYETYGRLNDQKDNGILIFHALTGDAHAAGYHSPQDRDPGWWDEMIGPGKAFDTNKYFVICTNIIGGCQGSSGPSSIDPATGRPYGMRFPIVTIRDMVAAQKRLLDFLGIEKLFATAGGSFGGMQLLQFAADYPDMMDLNILLAATASVDPREIAFDCVARNAIMNDPNWNNGDYYDREEQPVQGLKTARMIGLIQYFSEEYMRERYGRDFQKKEKPDFNWDIEFSIEGTLEYNAGQKFFDRFDPNSYLYITKGMDYFDLNHHYGSMRKAFERTESKFLVISFSSDWLFPPATMKKIVSALRRAGRDVSYTEVETNKGHDAFLEEAEILTGLLSNFMEHAI is encoded by the coding sequence ACTGGTCAAGCTAAAGCAATTCACCTTTGACAGCCTCACCCTCGAATCGGGGGAGGTCTTCGGCCCCGTGACGGTGGCCTACGAGACCTACGGCAGGCTGAACGATCAGAAGGACAACGGCATACTGATATTTCACGCCCTGACGGGCGACGCCCACGCCGCCGGCTACCATTCCCCTCAGGACCGGGACCCGGGCTGGTGGGACGAGATGATAGGCCCGGGCAAGGCCTTTGACACCAACAAATACTTCGTGATCTGCACCAACATCATAGGCGGCTGCCAGGGCTCCAGCGGCCCTTCGTCCATAGACCCGGCCACGGGCAGGCCCTACGGCATGAGATTTCCCATAGTCACCATCAGGGATATGGTGGCCGCCCAGAAAAGGCTGCTGGACTTTCTGGGCATAGAGAAGCTGTTTGCCACGGCCGGAGGCTCCTTCGGAGGCATGCAGCTGCTGCAATTTGCCGCCGACTATCCCGACATGATGGATCTGAATATACTGCTGGCGGCCACCGCTTCGGTGGACCCCAGAGAGATAGCCTTTGACTGCGTGGCCCGCAACGCCATCATGAACGACCCCAACTGGAACAACGGGGACTACTACGACAGGGAAGAGCAGCCGGTCCAGGGCCTCAAGACCGCCAGGATGATCGGGCTCATACAGTATTTTTCCGAGGAATACATGCGGGAGCGCTACGGCAGGGACTTTCAGAAGAAGGAAAAGCCGGACTTCAACTGGGACATAGAGTTTTCCATCGAGGGCACTCTGGAATACAATGCGGGCCAAAAGTTTTTTGACCGCTTCGACCCCAATTCCTATCTGTATATCACCAAGGGCATGGACTACTTTGACCTGAACCACCACTACGGCAGCATGCGGAAGGCCTTTGAACGGACCGAGAGCAAGTTCCTGGTGATATCCTTCTCCTCGGACTGGCTGTTCCCGCCGGCCACCATGAAAAAGATAGTCTCCGCCCTCCGCCGGGCGGGCAGAGACGTCAGCTACACGGAAGTGGAGACCAACAAGGGCCACGACGCATTTCTGGAGGAAGCCGAGATACTCACGGGCCTTCTCTCCAACTTTATGGAGCACGCCATATGA
- the metW gene encoding methionine biosynthesis protein MetW, translating to MMNSLEKQRFEVIRGTYPYILELVNEGSKILDLGCGEGHLMQLLQDVRHCHCQGVELNSNHVNECVKKGLFVYNDDLNTGLADYPDKRFDYVILSDVLQTLPDCRKTLLEAARVGRRVIVTTPNFGNIFVRLQLLFTGKMPKNKSMPYEWYNTPNIHFSSFADFMELCKNNDITIEKAFYLAEQGGSQKMLRVLPNLRGNTAIYVVSREARDE from the coding sequence ATGATGAACAGCCTGGAAAAACAACGCTTTGAGGTCATACGGGGCACCTACCCCTATATACTCGAATTGGTCAACGAGGGCTCCAAGATCCTGGATCTGGGCTGCGGCGAAGGCCACCTTATGCAGCTGCTGCAGGACGTGCGGCACTGCCACTGTCAGGGAGTGGAGCTGAACTCCAACCACGTGAACGAATGTGTGAAAAAGGGCCTTTTCGTATATAACGACGACCTGAACACGGGCCTGGCGGACTATCCGGACAAGCGCTTTGACTACGTGATCCTCTCCGACGTATTGCAGACCCTGCCGGACTGCCGCAAGACTCTGCTGGAGGCCGCCCGGGTGGGCCGCAGGGTGATAGTCACCACGCCCAACTTCGGCAACATATTCGTCCGTCTGCAGCTGCTGTTCACCGGCAAGATGCCCAAGAACAAGAGCATGCCCTATGAGTGGTACAACACGCCGAACATACATTTTTCCTCCTTTGCGGACTTTATGGAGCTGTGCAAAAACAACGACATCACGATCGAAAAGGCCTTTTATCTGGCCGAGCAGGGGGGCAGCCAGAAGATGCTCCGGGTGCTGCCCAATCTGAGGGGCAACACCGCCATATACGTGGTATCCAGAGAGGCCCGGGATGAATAA